A single region of the Hyphomonas adhaerens MHS-3 genome encodes:
- a CDS encoding TetR/AcrR family transcriptional regulator: MSEAPTASPTDPAAPDSGRLTQAERRERSEQELLEATMRVVSANGVAAATFDAIGKEAGYSRGLVTQRFGSKDGLIRSLISALHGWQRDALDEADVERMDGLSALCAFVDLHCRSLDGREEDKAYYMLLAAAVADRLETRAAFAESHEVERVLIRGLIERGQAEGSIRKDADADATALMAGCALIGIRMQNMIDPGTEIAPIRDSLIQSLRARLAPVRGGGKE; this comes from the coding sequence ATGTCAGAAGCGCCCACAGCCTCGCCGACCGATCCCGCCGCCCCGGACAGTGGCCGGCTCACACAGGCCGAACGGCGCGAACGGTCCGAGCAGGAATTGCTGGAAGCGACGATGCGGGTGGTGTCCGCAAATGGCGTGGCCGCGGCCACCTTCGATGCCATCGGGAAAGAGGCGGGCTACTCCCGCGGGCTGGTGACGCAGCGCTTCGGGTCCAAGGACGGGCTGATCCGCAGCCTCATCAGCGCCCTGCATGGCTGGCAGCGGGACGCGCTGGATGAGGCGGATGTGGAGCGCATGGACGGCCTTTCCGCCTTGTGTGCCTTTGTCGACCTGCACTGCCGGTCGCTGGACGGGCGGGAGGAAGACAAGGCGTATTACATGCTGCTGGCCGCGGCCGTGGCCGACCGGCTGGAAACCCGCGCCGCCTTTGCCGAGTCGCACGAGGTCGAGCGCGTGCTGATCCGCGGCCTCATCGAGCGCGGGCAGGCCGAAGGCAGCATCCGGAAAGATGCCGATGCCGATGCCACCGCCCTGATGGCGGGGTGCGCCCTGATCGGCATTCGCATGCAAAACATGATCGACCCGGGCACGGAGATCGCACCGATACGGGATTCACTGATCCAGTCGCTGCGCGCCCGCCTGGCGCCGGTCCGAGGAGGAGGGAAGGAATGA
- a CDS encoding PaaI family thioesterase, whose product MTDDLSRNQTFDLPDGYQILPWHRGFGRQVGPLFEKRDETGLTRAFRVEEHHTNGMMNAHGGMLMTFADMAWGAAVEKNDDTWWVTVRLMCDFLSGAKQGSFVEGKGHVIGRQDDVFTVEGKIWADDKLLMRGTGIFKVIERRDGQEKPFTRQTEKA is encoded by the coding sequence ATGACTGACGATCTTTCACGCAACCAGACTTTCGACCTGCCGGACGGCTACCAGATTTTGCCCTGGCACCGGGGCTTCGGCCGCCAGGTGGGCCCGCTGTTCGAGAAGCGGGACGAGACGGGCCTCACCCGCGCCTTCCGCGTCGAGGAACACCACACCAACGGCATGATGAATGCCCATGGCGGCATGCTCATGACCTTCGCCGACATGGCGTGGGGCGCAGCGGTCGAAAAGAACGACGATACCTGGTGGGTCACCGTGCGCCTGATGTGCGATTTCCTGTCCGGCGCCAAGCAGGGCAGCTTTGTCGAGGGCAAGGGCCACGTGATCGGCCGGCAGGACGATGTGTTCACGGTCGAGGGCAAGATCTGGGCGGACGACAAGCTGCTGATGCGCGGCACGGGCATTTTCAAGGTGATCGAGCGCCGGGACGGGCAGGAGAAGCCGTTCACGCGCCAGACCGAGAAGGCCTGA
- a CDS encoding cytochrome b/b6 domain-containing protein yields MSQSKTSTRPIWDPLVRIGHWTLVIAFFTAYLSGDDLFNIHKWAGYVVAGYVLVRIVWGLIGTRHARFTNFVRGPGAVLGYLRGLFTGHVKDYAGHNPAGGAMVVALLFSLLVTTGSGMALYAVEDNAGPLAGIVTEETFAPMASAFGEEGEHGRDEESGAEELLEGVHKAFVYITLALIGIHLAGVVASSLAHKQNLARAMVTGRKPETDER; encoded by the coding sequence ATGAGCCAGTCCAAGACCTCCACCCGCCCGATATGGGATCCCCTTGTCCGCATCGGGCACTGGACGCTCGTGATCGCGTTTTTCACCGCCTACCTGTCTGGCGACGATCTGTTCAACATCCACAAATGGGCCGGCTATGTGGTGGCCGGTTATGTGCTGGTCCGCATCGTCTGGGGTCTCATCGGCACGCGGCACGCGCGGTTCACCAATTTCGTCCGCGGCCCCGGCGCCGTCCTCGGATATCTGCGCGGTCTCTTCACGGGCCATGTGAAGGATTATGCCGGGCACAACCCCGCAGGCGGGGCCATGGTCGTGGCCCTGCTTTTCAGCCTTCTCGTCACAACCGGGTCCGGCATGGCGCTCTACGCCGTGGAGGACAATGCCGGCCCGCTGGCCGGGATCGTGACCGAGGAAACCTTCGCGCCGATGGCCTCAGCCTTCGGAGAAGAAGGCGAGCATGGGCGCGATGAGGAATCCGGCGCAGAGGAATTGCTCGAAGGCGTGCACAAGGCGTTCGTCTACATCACGCTCGCCCTGATCGGAATCCACCTTGCCGGGGTCGTCGCCTCAAGCCTCGCCCACAAGCAAAACCTCGCCCGCGCCATGGTCACCGGCCGCAAACCGGAGACTGACGAGCGCTGA
- a CDS encoding rubredoxin, which produces MSEAPYKVWQCRTCGYIYEEEHGDPTEGLAPGTRWADIPEDWVCPLCGTPKSDFDMIEL; this is translated from the coding sequence ATGAGCGAGGCACCCTACAAGGTCTGGCAGTGCCGCACCTGCGGCTATATTTATGAAGAAGAGCATGGCGACCCGACCGAGGGGCTTGCGCCCGGCACCCGTTGGGCCGACATTCCGGAGGATTGGGTCTGTCCGCTCTGCGGCACGCCGAAATCGGACTTTGACATGATTGAGCTCTAG
- the nspC gene encoding carboxynorspermidine decarboxylase produces MTLPADIPTPVFVLDVARLRKNLETAKRVREEAGCKVLLATKAFAMPAAFPVMTDYLDGTTASGEHEAIMGKDSFGKEVHVYSPAYTEETVRNLTKIAGHIYFNSAAQLDRFGDIARDAGAHVGLRVNPGYSNATLGGDLYNPTAPMSRFGEVPAKLDSVDWSGIDIFHVHALCESLHEGSVGLINHVADNFGQYIEQVSAVNFGGGHFLNKPGYDVSALIDAIKAFKARFGVEVILEPGGGLVVNTGELHASVLDLHWNEMDLAILDASASTHMPDVLEVPYRPDVIGAGQPGEKAHTYRFGGNTCMTGDVIGDYSFDAPLKPGDQVIFTDQMHYSFVKTNTFNGTPLANLAIRWEDGRVEQISDFGYEEFRRRLGR; encoded by the coding sequence ATGACATTGCCCGCCGACATCCCCACGCCCGTCTTCGTCCTCGACGTCGCGCGCCTCCGGAAGAATCTGGAGACGGCGAAGCGTGTGCGGGAGGAGGCTGGCTGCAAAGTGCTGCTCGCCACCAAGGCCTTTGCCATGCCGGCGGCCTTCCCGGTGATGACCGACTATCTCGACGGCACGACGGCCAGCGGCGAGCATGAAGCCATCATGGGCAAGGACTCCTTCGGCAAGGAAGTGCATGTCTACTCCCCGGCCTACACCGAAGAGACGGTCCGTAACCTGACGAAGATTGCAGGCCATATCTATTTCAACAGCGCTGCACAGCTTGACCGCTTTGGCGACATCGCCCGCGATGCGGGCGCCCATGTCGGCCTGCGCGTCAATCCCGGCTACTCGAACGCCACCCTCGGCGGCGATCTCTACAACCCGACCGCGCCGATGAGCCGGTTCGGCGAAGTCCCGGCGAAGCTGGACAGCGTGGACTGGTCCGGCATCGACATCTTCCACGTTCACGCCCTCTGCGAGAGCCTGCACGAGGGCTCGGTTGGCCTGATCAACCACGTCGCCGACAATTTCGGACAATATATCGAACAGGTCTCCGCCGTGAATTTCGGCGGCGGGCATTTCCTGAACAAGCCGGGCTATGATGTCAGCGCGCTGATTGACGCCATCAAGGCCTTCAAGGCGCGCTTCGGCGTCGAGGTCATCCTCGAGCCCGGCGGCGGCCTCGTCGTCAATACCGGCGAACTCCATGCCTCCGTTCTGGACCTGCACTGGAACGAGATGGACCTCGCCATCCTCGACGCCTCCGCCTCCACCCACATGCCGGACGTTCTGGAAGTTCCCTACCGGCCGGACGTCATCGGCGCAGGCCAGCCCGGCGAGAAGGCGCACACCTACCGGTTCGGTGGCAACACCTGCATGACCGGCGATGTGATCGGCGACTATTCCTTCGACGCCCCGCTAAAGCCCGGCGATCAGGTGATCTTCACCGACCAGATGCACTACAGCTTCGTGAAGACGAACACGTTCAACGGCACGCCGCTGGCCAATCTCGCCATCCGCTGGGAAGACGGCCGTGTCGAACAGATCAGCGATTTCGGATACGAGGAATTCCGGCGCCGCCTCGGGCGCTAG
- a CDS encoding aspartate aminotransferase family protein: MSDPRQHIMPVYRPPEQVFEKGEGVYLFTEDGTRYLDFIAGIAVNALGHSHPAMVDALREQAGKLWHTSNMFRVRGAEELADKICRDTFADRVFFTNSGTEAIECAIKSARKYQWANGHEDRIDIITFTGAFHGRSIGAINAGGNPKYLEGFGPALPGFVHLEWGDMAALEDAIARPTAAAVLIEPVQGEGGVRALPEEDLKRFRELCDEHGVLLIYDEVQCGMGRTGKLFAHEWAEGATPDILCSAKGIGGGFPFGACLTTEACGEHMQPGSHGSTYGGNPLAMAVGNVVWDIISDEAFLAEVRRVSGTVAQSLKSIADSHPDKVEGVTGKGLLTGLKMKGDPKGLQGVCRDKNLLVGVAGNNVLRLAPPLVITDENVREATRVMDEAIGDWDPA, encoded by the coding sequence ATGAGCGATCCCCGCCAGCATATCATGCCGGTCTACCGGCCGCCGGAACAGGTTTTCGAGAAAGGAGAGGGCGTCTACCTCTTCACCGAAGACGGTACGCGATATCTGGATTTCATCGCTGGCATCGCGGTCAATGCGCTCGGCCATTCGCACCCGGCCATGGTGGACGCCCTGCGCGAGCAGGCGGGCAAGCTGTGGCACACGTCGAACATGTTCCGTGTGCGCGGGGCGGAAGAGCTGGCCGACAAGATCTGCCGTGACACGTTTGCAGACCGCGTCTTCTTCACCAATTCCGGCACCGAAGCGATCGAGTGCGCGATCAAGTCGGCCCGCAAGTATCAGTGGGCCAACGGTCATGAAGACCGGATCGACATCATCACCTTCACGGGTGCCTTCCATGGCCGCTCCATCGGGGCGATCAATGCTGGCGGCAATCCGAAATACCTCGAAGGCTTCGGCCCGGCGCTGCCTGGTTTCGTGCATCTCGAATGGGGCGACATGGCTGCCCTTGAAGACGCCATCGCCCGCCCGACTGCGGCCGCTGTCCTGATCGAGCCGGTGCAGGGCGAAGGCGGCGTGCGCGCCCTGCCGGAGGAAGACCTGAAACGCTTCCGTGAGCTGTGCGATGAACATGGCGTTCTGCTGATCTATGACGAAGTCCAGTGCGGCATGGGCCGCACCGGCAAGCTGTTCGCCCATGAATGGGCCGAGGGCGCCACGCCGGACATTCTGTGTTCGGCGAAAGGCATCGGCGGCGGCTTCCCGTTCGGCGCCTGCCTGACGACCGAGGCCTGCGGCGAGCACATGCAGCCGGGCAGCCATGGCTCGACCTATGGCGGCAACCCGCTGGCCATGGCCGTCGGCAATGTCGTCTGGGACATCATCTCCGATGAGGCTTTCCTGGCCGAAGTGCGCCGCGTCTCCGGTACGGTTGCGCAGAGCCTGAAGAGCATCGCCGACAGCCACCCGGACAAGGTCGAAGGCGTGACTGGCAAGGGCCTGCTGACCGGCCTGAAAATGAAAGGCGATCCGAAAGGCCTGCAGGGCGTCTGCCGCGACAAGAACCTTCTGGTCGGTGTCGCGGGCAACAATGTCCTGCGTCTTGCGCCGCCGCTGGTGATCACGGACGAGAACGTCCGCGAGGCGACCCGCGTGATGGACGAAGCGATCGGCGACTGGGATCCGGCCTGA
- a CDS encoding carbon-nitrogen hydrolase family protein: protein MTKIKTACVQMRSGVEVAPNIAAALTLIREAAGKGAKFIATPEMTNLLDIRPGMARPKIMEQDDVPQHAFQALAAELGVTLLIGSIAVALPDEERFANRSLLIGPDGGVIARYDKIHMFDVEVGDGQNYRESRAYRPGEQAVLAKAPFGQVGMTICYDLRFPHLYRKLAQAGADILTIPAAFTRVTGEAHWHVLVRARAIETGCFVVAPAQGGKHEDGRETFGHSLIVSPWGEVIAEADGAEPGIVLAELDLDEVARARGRIPSLGNDRDVRMARLGS, encoded by the coding sequence ATGACCAAGATCAAAACTGCCTGTGTCCAGATGCGCTCCGGCGTGGAAGTTGCCCCGAACATCGCGGCCGCCCTGACCCTGATCCGCGAAGCTGCGGGGAAGGGCGCGAAATTCATCGCGACGCCTGAAATGACGAACCTGCTGGATATCCGCCCGGGCATGGCGCGGCCGAAAATCATGGAACAGGACGACGTCCCCCAGCATGCCTTCCAGGCCCTGGCGGCGGAGCTGGGCGTGACGCTGCTGATCGGGTCTATCGCCGTGGCGCTGCCGGATGAGGAGCGCTTTGCCAACCGGTCTCTTCTGATCGGTCCGGATGGCGGCGTCATCGCGCGCTATGACAAGATCCACATGTTCGATGTGGAAGTTGGCGACGGGCAGAACTATCGCGAGAGCCGGGCCTACCGGCCGGGCGAGCAGGCTGTGCTGGCCAAGGCGCCGTTTGGCCAGGTCGGCATGACGATCTGCTACGACCTGCGCTTCCCGCACCTTTATCGCAAGCTGGCGCAAGCGGGCGCAGACATCCTCACCATCCCGGCGGCTTTTACCCGGGTGACGGGCGAGGCGCACTGGCATGTGCTGGTCCGCGCGCGGGCGATCGAGACAGGTTGTTTCGTCGTCGCGCCAGCGCAGGGCGGCAAGCACGAAGACGGACGCGAGACCTTTGGCCATTCTCTGATCGTCTCGCCCTGGGGTGAGGTGATCGCGGAAGCCGACGGGGCGGAGCCGGGAATCGTGCTGGCGGAACTGGATCTTGATGAGGTGGCCAGGGCGCGCGGGCGTATCCCGTCACTCGGGAACGACCGGGACGTCCGTATGGCGCGCCTTGGCAGCTAG
- a CDS encoding helix-turn-helix transcriptional regulator yields MSDDVSGRRGLLGVAVLFGAIALFIGADLITDSGEGAGAGHLAAELVVLVAASFGLGAMLWRLGRLRRALADAREDAGRWQEENRDLVQGLGVAIARQFSAWGLTDAESDVGLLLLKGLSLQEIADLRETSERTVREQARAVYRKSSLAGRNALSAYFLEDLLPGAGG; encoded by the coding sequence ATGTCAGATGACGTATCCGGACGCAGAGGCCTTTTGGGCGTTGCCGTGCTGTTTGGCGCGATTGCCCTGTTCATTGGGGCAGACCTGATCACCGATAGCGGGGAAGGCGCCGGGGCGGGGCATCTTGCTGCCGAACTGGTTGTGCTGGTCGCCGCATCATTTGGGCTCGGCGCCATGCTGTGGCGCCTTGGCCGCCTTCGCCGGGCTCTGGCCGACGCCCGGGAGGATGCCGGGCGCTGGCAGGAGGAGAACCGCGACCTGGTTCAGGGGCTTGGCGTTGCCATCGCCCGCCAGTTCTCGGCCTGGGGCCTGACGGATGCGGAATCGGATGTCGGCCTGTTGCTGTTGAAGGGGCTCTCCCTGCAGGAGATTGCCGATCTTCGTGAGACCAGTGAGCGCACCGTGCGCGAGCAGGCCCGCGCGGTTTACCGCAAGAGCAGCCTTGCCGGGCGCAATGCCTTGTCTGCCTATTTTCTGGAAGACCTGCTGCCGGGTGCCGGCGGATGA
- a CDS encoding ATP phosphoribosyltransferase regulatory subunit, whose translation MTHAAIVKAARSRFEGSGAEPVNPAYILPSDIPLELSGEAVRARLCVFTDHRGNEMVMRPDLTLPVAGLEADRLASGANGPKAYCYAAEAFRLPATPGDPMEFTQVGFERFGLDSDPVEDAQAFALVHEAVRACDVVPVAIATGDLAIFPAFIDALGLPRVTADLLKRAFRQEGGVRALVEAEPAPIEADLVPTLEAATQAEAETAFRAALAARGIPLIGTRSVPEIISGLRARAAALAAGGVPEKVREVIGALAAVNCTAAEAADQLDDIAVKYSLPRTSGAIERVARRMELIRELLPEVKAICRFRSGFGRRFTYYDGFLFETLGPNLSDNQPIASGGRYDGLVSGLSNAAADATAIGGMVRPDRVLRAKGRGA comes from the coding sequence ATGACGCACGCCGCTATCGTCAAGGCCGCCCGGTCCCGGTTCGAGGGCTCTGGCGCTGAGCCGGTCAATCCCGCCTATATCCTGCCGTCCGATATTCCGCTGGAACTGTCCGGCGAAGCGGTCCGTGCGCGGCTTTGCGTGTTCACGGATCATCGCGGCAATGAAATGGTCATGCGGCCGGACCTGACCCTGCCGGTGGCAGGGCTGGAAGCCGACCGCCTCGCCAGTGGCGCCAACGGGCCGAAAGCCTATTGCTACGCGGCCGAGGCGTTCCGCCTGCCGGCCACACCGGGCGACCCGATGGAATTCACGCAGGTCGGCTTCGAACGGTTCGGGCTCGACTCCGACCCCGTCGAGGATGCCCAGGCGTTCGCCCTTGTGCACGAAGCTGTGCGCGCGTGCGATGTCGTTCCGGTGGCGATTGCCACAGGGGACCTTGCCATTTTCCCGGCCTTTATTGACGCCCTCGGACTGCCGCGTGTGACGGCGGACCTGCTGAAACGAGCCTTCCGGCAGGAAGGCGGCGTACGGGCCCTGGTCGAAGCGGAGCCGGCGCCCATCGAGGCAGACCTTGTGCCGACGCTGGAAGCGGCGACGCAGGCCGAGGCCGAAACGGCCTTCCGCGCCGCCCTCGCCGCACGCGGTATTCCCTTGATCGGAACCCGGAGCGTTCCGGAAATCATTTCGGGCCTGCGTGCCCGGGCCGCGGCGCTTGCCGCCGGCGGCGTGCCGGAAAAAGTGCGGGAAGTGATCGGCGCGTTGGCTGCCGTGAACTGTACCGCAGCGGAGGCCGCCGATCAGCTTGACGATATTGCCGTAAAATACAGCCTGCCGCGCACCTCCGGCGCCATTGAGCGTGTGGCGCGGCGCATGGAACTGATCCGCGAATTGCTGCCGGAAGTGAAGGCCATCTGCCGCTTCCGCTCCGGCTTCGGACGCCGGTTCACCTATTATGACGGCTTCCTGTTTGAAACGCTGGGGCCGAACCTGTCGGACAACCAGCCGATCGCGTCCGGCGGGCGCTATGACGGCCTCGTCTCCGGCCTGTCGAACGCTGCGGCCGATGCGACCGCCATTGGCGGCATGGTGCGGCCCGACCGCGTGCTGCGTGCAAAGGGGAGGGGCGCATGA
- a CDS encoding thioredoxin family protein, producing METTKRVREEAFGMRRAAVSLLAALTFAACSEEAAAPQGPLVFEKAIDYAAFQPIEGCTGERAKPTYFKCLDAQQLYDAAFNQAREDGRPLMIVWGFDECPSCMKLEKTELSGRKAWTVDRFLKDALTPAQRDAALASQDDYRILTLKIDIRRPSGEALADKIGVTRISRERGHDRVRTPFITLTNAETGALVSQAELGEGFRPCTREDEFVLNLVEAGFLPDDPSRDRRMC from the coding sequence ATGGAAACAACGAAGCGCGTACGGGAGGAAGCCTTCGGCATGCGCCGCGCTGCCGTCTCGCTTCTTGCTGCACTGACCTTCGCTGCGTGCAGCGAGGAAGCCGCTGCGCCCCAGGGACCGCTCGTCTTCGAGAAGGCCATCGACTATGCCGCCTTCCAGCCGATCGAAGGCTGCACGGGCGAGCGGGCGAAGCCGACCTATTTCAAATGCCTCGATGCGCAGCAGCTGTACGATGCGGCCTTCAACCAGGCCAGGGAAGACGGCCGCCCCCTGATGATCGTCTGGGGCTTTGACGAATGCCCCTCCTGCATGAAGCTGGAGAAGACCGAACTGTCCGGCAGGAAAGCCTGGACGGTGGACCGTTTCCTTAAGGACGCGCTGACGCCCGCCCAGCGTGACGCCGCCCTCGCCAGTCAGGACGATTACCGCATCCTGACCCTGAAGATCGACATACGCCGCCCGAGTGGTGAGGCCCTAGCGGACAAGATCGGTGTCACCCGCATCTCGCGTGAACGCGGACATGATCGCGTGCGGACGCCGTTCATCACGCTCACCAACGCGGAAACCGGCGCACTCGTCTCGCAGGCGGAACTGGGTGAGGGCTTCCGGCCATGCACCCGCGAAGATGAATTCGTTCTCAATCTCGTCGAGGCCGGTTTCCTTCCGGACGATCCCTCGCGTGACCGCCGAATGTGCTAG
- a CDS encoding CPBP family intramembrane glutamic endopeptidase: MTRLRSMVWTAIIIAVAYQFFVILPAIVVHGMMPDMSIIVLSGIANVLTVMAVYGYLKVQGVADEVAEPGDMNLIVVLIAVAAAIVAIALTTFLAGLLATMFGPQGLSVSDGFTHQLQTASRAELFFTIVLVAPFAEEFIYRGLVMGVLLARGWAPLPAAGLSAMIFALQHIQYGWIGILVVLVYGVMLGLLRVASGGLFLPIMAHFFINLISLTM, translated from the coding sequence TTGACCCGCCTTCGCTCAATGGTCTGGACGGCAATCATTATCGCCGTCGCCTACCAGTTTTTCGTGATCCTGCCGGCGATTGTCGTTCACGGCATGATGCCCGACATGTCGATCATCGTGCTGTCCGGAATTGCGAACGTCCTGACGGTGATGGCGGTCTATGGATATCTGAAGGTCCAGGGCGTGGCCGACGAGGTTGCCGAACCGGGCGACATGAACCTGATCGTCGTGCTGATCGCTGTGGCGGCCGCGATTGTTGCGATCGCCCTGACAACATTCCTGGCCGGCTTGCTGGCGACGATGTTCGGGCCTCAGGGTCTGAGCGTCAGTGACGGGTTCACCCATCAGCTGCAGACGGCCTCACGGGCGGAGCTGTTCTTCACAATCGTGCTGGTCGCCCCGTTTGCGGAAGAGTTCATCTATCGCGGCCTGGTCATGGGCGTCTTGCTGGCGCGTGGCTGGGCGCCGCTGCCGGCCGCGGGCCTGTCGGCGATGATCTTCGCCCTTCAGCACATACAATATGGCTGGATCGGGATTCTGGTCGTGCTGGTTTATGGCGTGATGCTGGGCCTGCTGCGCGTCGCGAGCGGCGGACTGTTCCTGCCGATCATGGCCCATTTCTTCATCAATCTCATCTCGCTGACGATGTGA
- the hisG gene encoding ATP phosphoribosyltransferase encodes MTRLSLAIPSKGRLKEKSEAWLASAGFPVTQIGGERGYQAEIEGLGDVEMRLLSAREIAQGLVDGSLHAGVTGEDLLHDLAPTGESDFEVLKRLGFGGADVIVAVPQAWVDVDTMSDLEAAGAAFRKAHHRRLRVATKYMRLTRRFFAARSVGEYRLVESAGATEAAPTTGSADVIVDITSTGATLKANGLKILSDGLILKSEAVFAASPGAVWSPEAKASLEVLFAGAAIKGKEILEKI; translated from the coding sequence ATGACCCGTCTGTCACTTGCCATTCCGTCCAAGGGACGGCTGAAGGAAAAATCCGAAGCCTGGCTGGCCTCGGCCGGTTTCCCTGTCACCCAGATCGGCGGCGAGCGCGGCTATCAGGCAGAGATCGAAGGCCTTGGCGATGTCGAGATGCGGCTTCTCTCCGCGCGGGAGATCGCGCAGGGCCTGGTCGATGGCAGCCTGCATGCCGGCGTGACCGGGGAAGACCTGCTGCATGATCTCGCCCCGACCGGGGAGAGCGATTTCGAGGTTCTGAAACGGCTCGGCTTCGGCGGGGCGGACGTGATCGTCGCCGTGCCGCAGGCCTGGGTCGATGTCGACACGATGTCGGATCTCGAAGCGGCGGGCGCAGCGTTCCGCAAGGCGCATCACCGCCGCCTCCGGGTGGCGACCAAATACATGCGCCTCACGCGCCGCTTCTTCGCGGCCCGGTCTGTCGGGGAATACCGCCTGGTTGAGAGCGCCGGGGCGACGGAAGCTGCCCCCACGACAGGTTCGGCCGATGTGATCGTCGATATCACCTCCACCGGGGCGACGCTGAAAGCCAACGGGCTGAAAATCCTGTCGGACGGGCTGATCCTGAAAAGCGAAGCGGTGTTCGCGGCGTCGCCGGGTGCCGTATGGTCACCTGAAGCGAAGGCCAGCCTGGAGGTCTTGTTCGCAGGTGCAGCAATTAAAGGTAAGGAAATACTAGAAAAAATCTAG
- the hisS gene encoding histidine--tRNA ligase: protein MSDKDSQPLSGKDLARKPRGFPDKREGLIHAQADLVGKVTAIYRQWGFEALDTGAFEYADALGKFLPDDDRPNAGVFSLQDDDEQWMALRYDLTAPLARFVAEAGQSLGKPFRRYAAGPVWRNEKPGPGRFREFWQCDADTVGAPGFHADAEMIAMGAEALRAVGMETGEFVIRVNTRRLLNGVLDGVGASSAETRLAILRALDKLDRLGSSGVADLLGKGRMDDSGDFTKGAGLGADEVKTVLAFAEAGAKTRAETLANLSKATGSTEEGKAGLAELEAIALALDALGAPEGDVVIDPSVVRGLEYYTGPVYEAELLREVTGDDGKTYRIGSIGGGGRYDDLVARFTGETVPATGFSIGISRLASALQIMGETGKLDGPVVVLNLDKENPSTALSIAADLRRAGIRAEAYMGGSGMRPQMKYADRRNAPAVVIVGEDEVAKGTVTIKDLEMGALKAKAIKSNEEYREARPGQIEVPRAEMVEAIRRIVEAQA, encoded by the coding sequence ATGAGTGACAAAGACAGCCAACCTCTCTCTGGCAAGGATCTCGCCCGCAAGCCGCGCGGCTTTCCCGACAAGCGCGAGGGCCTGATCCATGCCCAGGCCGACCTGGTCGGCAAGGTCACCGCGATTTACCGCCAATGGGGCTTCGAGGCGCTGGACACCGGCGCGTTCGAATATGCCGATGCGCTCGGCAAGTTCCTGCCGGATGACGACCGCCCGAACGCCGGCGTGTTTTCCCTGCAGGATGATGACGAGCAATGGATGGCCCTGCGCTACGACCTGACGGCCCCGCTGGCCCGGTTCGTGGCCGAGGCCGGCCAGTCGCTGGGCAAGCCGTTCCGCCGCTACGCCGCCGGGCCGGTCTGGCGCAACGAGAAGCCGGGCCCCGGCCGGTTCCGCGAATTCTGGCAGTGCGATGCCGATACAGTCGGGGCACCGGGCTTCCACGCCGATGCCGAGATGATCGCCATGGGCGCCGAAGCCTTGCGCGCGGTCGGCATGGAGACGGGCGAGTTCGTGATCCGCGTGAACACCCGCCGCCTGCTGAACGGCGTGCTGGACGGGGTTGGCGCATCGAGCGCCGAGACCCGTCTCGCCATTCTGCGTGCGCTCGACAAGCTGGACCGTCTCGGATCGTCCGGCGTGGCCGACCTGCTCGGCAAGGGCCGCATGGACGACAGCGGCGACTTCACCAAGGGCGCCGGGCTCGGGGCGGATGAGGTGAAGACCGTGCTGGCCTTCGCCGAAGCCGGCGCGAAGACGCGGGCCGAAACGCTGGCCAATCTCTCGAAAGCGACGGGGTCGACGGAAGAGGGCAAGGCGGGGCTCGCCGAACTGGAAGCCATCGCGCTCGCCCTCGATGCGCTTGGCGCGCCGGAAGGCGATGTCGTGATCGACCCGTCGGTCGTGCGCGGCCTCGAATATTACACCGGCCCGGTCTATGAGGCCGAGCTTCTGCGCGAAGTGACCGGCGACGATGGCAAGACCTATCGCATCGGCTCCATCGGCGGCGGCGGGCGGTATGATGACCTCGTCGCGCGCTTCACCGGCGAGACGGTGCCGGCGACCGGCTTCTCAATCGGTATTTCCCGGCTGGCGTCCGCTCTTCAGATCATGGGCGAGACCGGCAAGCTGGACGGGCCGGTCGTGGTGCTGAACCTCGACAAGGAAAATCCGTCCACGGCGCTCTCCATCGCGGCGGACCTGCGCCGTGCCGGCATCCGCGCCGAAGCCTATATGGGCGGGTCCGGCATGCGGCCGCAGATGAAATATGCCGACCGGCGGAATGCCCCGGCCGTCGTGATCGTCGGCGAGGACGAGGTCGCCAAGGGTACGGTCACGATCAAGGATTTGGAAATGGGCGCGCTGAAGGCGAAGGCCATCAAGTCCAACGAGGAATACCGTGAGGCACGCCCCGGCCAGATCGAAGTGCCGCGCGCCGAAATGGTTGAAGCCATCCGCCGTATCGTCGAGGCCCAGGCATGA